In Streptomyces nojiriensis, one genomic interval encodes:
- a CDS encoding NAD-dependent epimerase/dehydratase family protein, which translates to MSSPHVVVTGATGFVGSAVLRRLAGRQAEVRAVSRTQAPAALPGAQWVGADLADEPSLRGVCDGADVLVSLASYVGPDADRCTAVNSAGTAALVAEARRAGVGRIIHLSTCAVYGPGPHRGKDVYELTPAPVSAASAGRLAGEGPVLDAGGLVLRAGLVLGRGDRWAVPALVDAFRRVPARWGGGAGLASFVDVDDLARLIVALALGGGAAAGATGVLHAHHPEPVRNRDLMDALAEHRVLPARPDVDWSWRRCLDTLAATPGWVSERQFTLLAGDHWYRADEAWELAGIEPGPGPLSGIGPAAQWYRERGGAAPG; encoded by the coding sequence GTGAGCAGTCCTCATGTCGTCGTCACCGGCGCGACGGGCTTCGTGGGGTCGGCGGTGCTGCGCCGGCTGGCCGGGCGGCAGGCCGAGGTGCGCGCGGTGTCCCGTACGCAGGCCCCCGCGGCCTTGCCCGGAGCGCAGTGGGTGGGCGCGGACCTGGCGGACGAACCGTCCCTGCGCGGGGTGTGCGACGGCGCGGACGTTCTGGTGTCCCTGGCCTCCTACGTCGGACCGGACGCCGACCGGTGCACCGCGGTCAACTCCGCCGGAACCGCGGCCCTGGTGGCCGAGGCCCGGCGGGCCGGAGTGGGTCGGATCATCCACCTGTCCACCTGCGCGGTCTACGGTCCGGGGCCACATCGGGGTAAGGACGTGTACGAGTTGACTCCCGCCCCGGTGTCGGCGGCCAGCGCCGGCCGACTGGCGGGGGAGGGGCCGGTGCTCGACGCGGGGGGACTGGTCCTGCGCGCGGGGCTCGTGCTGGGGAGGGGCGACCGGTGGGCCGTGCCGGCCCTCGTCGACGCCTTCCGGCGGGTACCGGCGCGGTGGGGAGGAGGAGCCGGGCTCGCCTCCTTCGTCGACGTCGACGACCTGGCACGGCTCATCGTGGCGCTCGCGCTCGGTGGTGGAGCCGCGGCCGGCGCCACGGGTGTCCTGCACGCCCACCACCCCGAGCCGGTGCGCAACCGGGACCTCATGGACGCCCTCGCCGAGCACCGCGTGCTGCCGGCGCGGCCGGACGTCGACTGGTCGTGGCGCAGGTGCCTGGACACCTTGGCGGCGACTCCGGGATGGGTGAGCGAGCGTCAGTTCACGCTGCTGGCCGGTGACCACTGGTACCGCGCCGACGAGGCGTGGGAGCTCGCCGGGATCGAGCCGGGCCCCGGCCCGCTGAGCGGGATCGGCCCGGCGGCTCAGTGGTACCGGGAGAGAGGCGGGGCGGCCCCGGGGTGA
- a CDS encoding TetR/AcrR family transcriptional regulator, whose translation MVKQERGVRTRNHLISVAAAEFDSNGYDGTSLSRLSRSAGISIGALTFHFAAKGELASAVEDSGRAATRRVVEGVTSRGGPALDTVSALVLALGRLIETDAAVRAAARLTQERVGAGPDWCGCWLPDVKDLLEQAAEQGQLDPEVDPCPVALLTAHLVGGVVTRVRRGRGERHGAVTGELGELWRLIRRGIAAPTDPEMPK comes from the coding sequence GTGGTGAAGCAAGAGCGCGGCGTACGCACCCGTAATCATCTGATCTCGGTGGCCGCCGCTGAATTCGACAGCAATGGGTACGACGGGACCTCGCTTTCCCGGCTGAGCCGCTCCGCCGGAATTTCGATCGGAGCGCTCACCTTTCACTTCGCGGCGAAGGGGGAGTTGGCTTCCGCCGTCGAGGATTCGGGGCGCGCGGCCACCCGCAGGGTGGTCGAGGGGGTGACGTCCCGCGGCGGCCCGGCGCTGGACACCGTTTCCGCGCTCGTGCTCGCTCTCGGCCGGCTGATCGAGACGGATGCGGCCGTGCGCGCCGCGGCGCGGCTGACCCAGGAGCGGGTGGGTGCCGGACCCGACTGGTGCGGATGCTGGCTCCCTGACGTCAAGGACCTGCTCGAACAGGCCGCCGAGCAGGGTCAGCTGGACCCCGAGGTCGACCCGTGCCCGGTCGCCCTGCTGACGGCGCACCTGGTGGGCGGTGTCGTCACCCGGGTGCGCCGGGGCCGGGGTGAGCGCCATGGCGCGGTGACCGGCGAGCTCGGGGAACTGTGGCGGCTCATCCGGCGTGGCATCGCGGCCCCGACGGACCCGGAAATGCCCAAGTAG
- a CDS encoding ParB/RepB/Spo0J family partition protein, with protein MDQPNPRHATRTPGVAVEVPVGALRAADSPRTVQVDESHAQALAQSGRTLPPLLVHRPTMRIIDGTHRLRAAVLRGQDTVGVTYFDGSAEDAFVLSVEANTSHGLPLTHAERTAAALRILRSHPDWSDRGIARRTGLAGKTVGALRRRETPGPAPPGRVGQDGRVRPADPVRGREAAARLLAGRPTASLRQIAREAGIAPSTVRDVRRRIGAGADPVPAAQRRSGNTPAPAPPPVPARVRGQPLPVLVTSLCKDPLLRLSDAGRLLLRMLDLQVSGLRQWERIVAAIPPYRVETAAAAAAQCARDWQELSEELRRRASAQTPA; from the coding sequence ATGGACCAGCCGAACCCGCGGCACGCGACGCGGACCCCCGGCGTCGCGGTCGAGGTGCCGGTCGGCGCACTGCGCGCCGCGGATTCCCCCCGCACCGTCCAGGTGGACGAGAGCCATGCACAGGCCCTCGCGCAGTCCGGCCGGACGCTGCCGCCGCTGCTCGTGCACCGCCCCACCATGCGGATCATCGACGGCACGCACCGGTTGCGGGCCGCCGTACTGCGCGGGCAGGACACGGTGGGAGTGACGTACTTCGACGGCAGCGCCGAGGACGCGTTCGTGCTCTCGGTCGAGGCCAACACCAGTCACGGGCTCCCGCTGACCCACGCGGAACGGACCGCCGCGGCGTTGCGGATCCTGCGGTCCCACCCCGACTGGTCCGACCGCGGCATCGCGCGGCGGACGGGGCTGGCGGGCAAGACCGTCGGGGCACTACGACGCCGCGAGACTCCGGGGCCCGCCCCACCGGGCCGTGTCGGCCAGGACGGCCGCGTCCGGCCGGCCGACCCGGTCCGCGGCCGGGAGGCCGCGGCCCGGCTGCTGGCCGGCCGTCCCACCGCGTCGCTTCGGCAGATCGCGCGGGAGGCGGGCATCGCGCCCTCGACCGTGCGGGACGTACGGCGCCGGATCGGAGCGGGCGCGGACCCCGTACCGGCCGCCCAGCGGCGCTCCGGCAACACCCCCGCCCCCGCACCGCCTCCGGTCCCCGCCCGGGTCCGGGGGCAACCACTGCCCGTACTGGTCACCAGCCTGTGCAAGGACCCCCTGCTCAGGCTGAGCGATGCGGGCAGGCTCCTGCTCCGGATGCTCGACCTCCAGGTGAGCGGACTGCGCCAGTGGGAGCGGATCGTCGCCGCGATACCCCCGTACCGCGTGGAGACGGCGGCCGCCGCGGCCGCCCAGTGCGCACGGGACTGGCAGGAACTGTCCGAAGAACTCCGGCGCCGCGCCTCGGCGCAAACCCCTGCCTGA
- a CDS encoding ScbR family autoregulator-binding transcription factor, which yields MSERKQQRAPQLRAVQTKAAILRAAAEVFDEFGFSGASISKIMKRADVTQGGMYFHFSSKEELAYAVMVGQGDGLEFPAGEDGLQHLVDITLYLAEQLRHNPVLRAGVRLAVEQGEFGLRDDVAYQAWVLEFRQQLRFARAKGELQPDVDDHELAWVLVSSFTGAQLFSQASTGRADLPQRIASLWRYLLPAVAADDIRGGLRLTLPPSETEPAPEPEPEARSKPASGKRA from the coding sequence ATGTCAGAACGAAAGCAGCAACGCGCCCCTCAACTCAGGGCAGTTCAGACCAAAGCGGCCATCCTGCGTGCCGCGGCCGAGGTCTTCGACGAGTTCGGCTTCAGCGGAGCCAGCATCAGCAAGATCATGAAGCGGGCGGACGTCACGCAGGGCGGGATGTACTTCCACTTCAGCTCCAAGGAGGAGCTCGCCTACGCCGTCATGGTCGGCCAGGGCGACGGCCTGGAGTTCCCCGCCGGGGAGGACGGCCTGCAGCACCTGGTGGACATCACGCTCTACCTCGCCGAGCAGCTCCGGCACAATCCGGTGCTCCGGGCCGGCGTCCGACTGGCCGTCGAGCAGGGCGAGTTCGGACTGCGCGACGATGTCGCCTACCAGGCCTGGGTGCTGGAGTTCCGCCAGCAGCTGCGCTTCGCCCGGGCCAAGGGCGAACTCCAGCCGGACGTCGACGACCACGAACTGGCCTGGGTGCTGGTCAGCTCCTTCACCGGGGCGCAGCTCTTCTCCCAGGCGTCCACCGGCCGGGCCGACCTGCCGCAGCGGATCGCCTCCCTGTGGCGCTACCTGCTGCCCGCGGTGGCCGCCGACGACATCCGAGGCGGGCTGCGCCTGACGCTGCCGCCGAGCGAGACCGAGCCGGCGCCGGAGCCGGAGCCCGAGGCGAGGTCGAAGCCGGCATCGGGGAAGCGGGCGTGA
- a CDS encoding phosphomannomutase/phosphoglucomutase: MPDLSNIVKAYDVRGVVPDEWDESLAGLFGAAFVEVVGAAAIVIGHDMRPSSPGLSGAFARGAAARGVDVTLIGLCSTDQLYYASGSLGLPGAMFTASHNPARYNGIKLCRAGAAPVGQDTGLSQIRALVEKWSDEGAPPVAEGTVPGTVTELDSLPGYAAHLLGLVDLASIRPLKVVVDAGNGMGGHTVPTVFEGLPLDLVPMYFELDGTFPNHEANPLDPKNIVDLQARVLAEGADLGIAFDGDADRCFIVDERGMGVSPSAVTALVAARELARNGGAGTVIHNLITSWSVPEVVRENGGTPVRTRVGHSFIKEEMAKTGAIFGGEHSAHYYFKDFWNADTGMLAALHVLAALGGQDGPLSGLVASYDRYAGSGEINSTVGDQAARLAAVKESFGGREGVTLDELDGLTVTGEDWWFNVRASNTEPLLRLNVEARDEATLARIRDEALALIRA; encoded by the coding sequence ATGCCCGACCTTTCGAACATCGTCAAGGCGTATGACGTGCGTGGTGTCGTGCCGGACGAGTGGGACGAGTCCTTGGCCGGGCTGTTCGGTGCCGCGTTCGTGGAGGTCGTGGGCGCTGCGGCGATCGTGATCGGTCATGACATGCGTCCGTCGTCGCCGGGTCTGTCGGGGGCGTTCGCGCGGGGTGCGGCGGCGCGGGGTGTGGATGTGACGTTGATCGGTCTGTGTTCGACGGATCAGCTGTATTACGCGTCGGGTTCGCTGGGTCTGCCGGGTGCGATGTTCACGGCGTCGCACAATCCGGCGCGGTACAACGGGATCAAGCTGTGTCGTGCGGGTGCGGCTCCGGTGGGTCAGGACACGGGTCTGTCGCAGATCCGGGCTCTGGTGGAGAAGTGGTCGGACGAGGGTGCGCCGCCGGTCGCGGAGGGCACGGTTCCCGGGACGGTCACGGAGCTGGACAGTCTTCCCGGTTATGCGGCGCATCTGTTGGGTCTGGTGGACCTGGCGTCGATCCGTCCGCTGAAGGTGGTGGTGGACGCGGGCAACGGGATGGGCGGTCACACGGTCCCGACGGTGTTCGAGGGCCTGCCGCTGGACCTGGTTCCGATGTATTTCGAGCTGGACGGGACGTTCCCGAACCACGAGGCGAATCCGCTGGATCCGAAGAACATCGTGGATCTGCAGGCGCGGGTGCTGGCGGAGGGTGCGGATCTGGGGATCGCGTTCGACGGTGACGCGGACCGCTGTTTCATCGTGGACGAGCGCGGTATGGGTGTGTCCCCGTCGGCGGTGACGGCGCTGGTCGCGGCGCGTGAGCTGGCGCGCAATGGCGGCGCCGGCACGGTGATCCACAATCTGATCACCTCGTGGTCGGTTCCGGAGGTCGTGCGGGAGAACGGTGGCACGCCGGTCCGGACCCGGGTGGGTCATTCCTTCATCAAGGAGGAGATGGCGAAGACGGGTGCGATCTTCGGTGGTGAGCACTCGGCGCACTACTACTTCAAGGATTTCTGGAACGCGGACACGGGCATGCTGGCGGCGTTGCACGTGCTGGCGGCGCTGGGTGGTCAGGACGGGCCGTTGTCGGGGCTGGTGGCTTCGTACGACCGTTATGCGGGTTCGGGGGAGATCAACTCGACGGTCGGTGACCAGGCGGCCCGCCTGGCGGCGGTGAAGGAGTCCTTCGGCGGCCGTGAGGGGGTCACGCTGGACGAGCTGGACGGTCTGACGGTGACGGGTGAGGACTGGTGGTTCAACGTCCGGGCCTCGAACACCGAACCGTTGCTGCGGTTGAACGTGGAGGCCCGTGACGAGGCCACCCTGGCCAGGATCCGCGACGAGGCCCTGGCCCTCATCCGCGCCTGA
- a CDS encoding ScbA/BarX family gamma-butyrolactone biosynthesis protein — MTVSTDHSASPVAALSSALPREYVHKSAHSEVLLTGWRSVAPDEYVVTAQWPRAHSFYTPDGGHHDPLLLAESVRQAIPLLSHVAYDVPFGHRQIWDTFSYSTNPDALAVGSTPADISLHIRCSGISRRGRRLAGLTMHVTATRDGVFLGTAEAGFTNQPEAVYQRLRGRNADLDEVAARTIPLPPPLTPRRVGRDRFHDVVLSPTSSTRRAQLRADVNHPILFDHPVDHAPGMLLLEAVRQAAYRSAFPRRGVLTDMEIRFFRYAELTSACWIETLPNDAEATAPDRHPVRVVARQNGEVIFDATAAIATATAVPLRMYATH; from the coding sequence ATGACTGTGTCCACTGATCACTCCGCCTCACCCGTCGCCGCGCTCAGCAGCGCCTTACCGCGGGAGTACGTACACAAGAGCGCACACTCGGAAGTCCTGCTCACCGGCTGGCGCTCCGTCGCGCCGGACGAGTACGTCGTCACCGCCCAGTGGCCCCGCGCCCACAGCTTCTACACACCGGACGGGGGCCACCACGACCCCCTCCTCCTTGCCGAATCGGTCCGCCAGGCCATCCCGCTCCTCAGCCACGTCGCGTACGACGTCCCCTTCGGTCACCGCCAGATCTGGGACACGTTCAGCTACTCGACGAACCCCGACGCCCTCGCCGTCGGTTCGACCCCGGCCGATATCTCACTGCACATCCGCTGCTCCGGCATCTCGCGCCGCGGTCGCAGACTCGCGGGTCTCACCATGCACGTGACCGCGACCCGCGACGGAGTGTTCCTCGGTACCGCCGAGGCCGGATTCACCAACCAGCCCGAGGCCGTCTACCAGCGCCTGCGCGGCCGGAACGCGGACCTCGACGAGGTGGCCGCCCGCACGATCCCGCTTCCGCCACCGCTGACCCCCCGCCGCGTGGGCCGCGACCGCTTCCACGACGTGGTCCTCTCCCCCACCAGCTCCACGCGGCGCGCCCAGCTCCGGGCCGATGTCAACCACCCGATCCTCTTCGACCACCCCGTCGACCACGCCCCGGGCATGCTGCTCCTGGAGGCCGTACGCCAGGCCGCGTACCGTTCCGCCTTCCCCCGGCGGGGAGTCCTGACCGATATGGAGATTCGTTTCTTCCGCTATGCGGAGCTGACCTCGGCCTGCTGGATCGAGACGCTCCCGAACGACGCCGAGGCGACCGCGCCGGACCGTCATCCCGTCCGCGTCGTCGCCCGCCAGAACGGCGAGGTGATCTTCGACGCCACCGCGGCCATCGCCACCGCGACGGCCGTCCCCCTCCGTATGTACGCCACGCACTGA
- a CDS encoding helix-turn-helix transcriptional regulator, giving the protein MTSSDLGDFLRARRARLRPDDMGLASYGRRRVAGLRREEVAVLAGMNSDYYARLEQGRERGPSPQILDAISGALRLDEAAREHLFRLAGAAPDGDRPQPRESVGAPLRHLLDGYAGTPAFVLNPANDVLAANAMADALFSPFAQRDNLARMTFLDPVARSFFVRWDRAAEAVVAGLRHAAGIDPHYPRLRALIRELGQASAEFTELWAAHTVRGKTHDTKELDHPDIGPLTLGFQSFAVLGAPGQQLVVYHAEPGSPSARGLTLLGSPHATRRTS; this is encoded by the coding sequence GTGACCAGCAGCGATCTCGGAGACTTCCTGCGTGCCCGGCGCGCACGCCTGCGGCCGGACGACATGGGACTCGCCTCCTACGGACGGCGCCGCGTGGCAGGGCTGCGCCGCGAGGAGGTCGCCGTCCTGGCCGGCATGAACAGCGACTACTACGCCCGGCTGGAACAGGGGCGCGAACGCGGCCCTTCCCCGCAGATCCTCGACGCGATCAGCGGCGCCCTGCGCCTGGACGAAGCGGCCCGGGAACACCTCTTCCGGCTGGCGGGCGCCGCCCCGGACGGCGACCGGCCGCAGCCGCGGGAGTCGGTCGGCGCCCCCCTGCGCCACCTGCTGGACGGGTACGCCGGCACCCCGGCGTTCGTCCTGAATCCCGCCAACGACGTGCTGGCGGCCAACGCGATGGCCGACGCGCTGTTCTCCCCGTTCGCGCAGCGGGACAACCTCGCGCGCATGACGTTCCTCGACCCCGTGGCCCGGTCCTTCTTCGTCCGCTGGGACCGCGCGGCCGAGGCGGTGGTGGCCGGCCTGCGCCATGCGGCCGGAATCGATCCGCACTACCCGCGGCTGAGGGCGCTGATCCGTGAACTCGGACAGGCCAGTGCGGAGTTCACGGAACTCTGGGCCGCTCACACCGTCCGCGGCAAGACCCACGACACCAAGGAGCTCGACCACCCCGACATCGGACCGCTCACGCTCGGCTTCCAGTCCTTCGCCGTGCTCGGAGCGCCGGGGCAGCAACTGGTCGTCTACCACGCCGAACCGGGCAGCCCGAGCGCCCGGGGCCTCACCCTGCTCGGCAGCCCGCACGCCACCCGCCGGACGTCTTGA
- a CDS encoding amidohydrolase family protein: MPRNDTTSTAVLDRIRLRSADPARRVLFAGATIVTMDPDLKILDHADLLVVGDTIAAVGPGLNRDGAVVVDATDTILTPGFVDTHRHAWQTQLRRIMPDVDNLGGYVSSTLAGYAPVYRPQDMYVGTRLAALSALDSGITCMLDFSHNARTPEHSDAAVQALLDTGIRGVHASMGPHFGEWDRQWPGDLARLRQRWFGSDDQLLTLRVAALATEELAGPALAYGPGLARAARDLDVGVSVDAVFGAPSSRAVLQWAADGLLGPGLTLIHATGLTPRAWRAIGESGTTIALAPTSDAQIGLETAVPAVDEALAAGIRPGLSIDVEVALAGDMFTQMRALHTVQRMRAVNAAYGTGGQPVRITTHDVLDFATLQGARTNGLDAVTGSLTPGKKADLLVIRAEDLNNMPLNDPIGTVVLGSDARNISAVLVAGTPRKWNGQVLDVDLPALREEVRASRTYVLGAAGGPAAGRS; encoded by the coding sequence ATGCCCCGCAACGACACCACCAGCACCGCCGTCCTCGACCGGATCCGGCTCCGGTCCGCCGATCCGGCACGGCGCGTCCTGTTCGCCGGCGCCACGATCGTCACGATGGACCCGGACCTCAAGATCCTCGACCACGCGGACCTGCTGGTCGTGGGCGATACGATCGCGGCGGTCGGGCCCGGTCTGAACCGGGACGGCGCGGTGGTCGTCGACGCCACCGACACGATCCTGACGCCCGGCTTCGTCGACACGCACCGGCACGCCTGGCAGACCCAACTGCGCAGGATCATGCCGGACGTGGACAATCTCGGCGGCTACGTCTCGTCCACGCTGGCCGGCTACGCGCCGGTCTACCGGCCGCAGGACATGTACGTCGGGACCCGCCTGGCCGCCCTGTCCGCCCTCGACAGCGGCATCACCTGCATGCTGGACTTCTCCCACAACGCGCGCACTCCCGAGCATTCGGACGCCGCCGTGCAGGCGCTGCTGGACACCGGCATCCGCGGCGTCCACGCCTCCATGGGGCCGCACTTCGGGGAGTGGGACCGGCAGTGGCCCGGCGATCTGGCCCGGCTCAGGCAGCGCTGGTTCGGCAGTGACGACCAGCTGCTTACCCTGCGCGTGGCCGCACTGGCCACCGAGGAGCTCGCAGGTCCCGCTCTCGCGTACGGCCCTGGACTCGCACGGGCGGCCCGTGATCTGGACGTCGGGGTGAGCGTGGACGCGGTCTTCGGCGCCCCGTCCTCCCGCGCGGTGCTGCAGTGGGCGGCGGACGGCCTGCTCGGCCCCGGCCTGACCCTCATCCACGCCACCGGCCTGACGCCGCGGGCCTGGAGGGCGATCGGCGAGAGCGGCACCACCATCGCCCTGGCCCCCACCTCGGACGCGCAGATCGGACTGGAGACCGCGGTACCGGCGGTCGACGAGGCCTTGGCGGCCGGCATCCGGCCGGGACTGAGCATCGACGTCGAAGTCGCCCTGGCCGGCGACATGTTCACGCAGATGCGGGCCCTGCACACGGTCCAGCGGATGCGGGCGGTGAACGCCGCCTACGGCACCGGCGGGCAGCCGGTGCGCATCACCACCCACGACGTCCTGGACTTCGCCACCCTCCAGGGCGCCCGGACCAACGGCCTGGACGCGGTGACCGGCTCCCTCACCCCGGGGAAGAAGGCCGACCTGCTGGTCATCCGCGCCGAGGACCTCAACAACATGCCCCTCAACGATCCGATCGGGACCGTCGTCCTCGGCTCGGACGCCCGCAACATCAGCGCCGTCCTCGTGGCCGGCACGCCCCGCAAATGGAACGGGCAGGTCCTGGACGTGGACCTGCCCGCCCTGCGCGAGGAGGTCCGGGCCTCCCGTACGTACGTGCTCGGCGCCGCGGGCGGCCCGGCCGCCGGGCGGTCATGA
- the galU gene encoding UTP--glucose-1-phosphate uridylyltransferase GalU yields MNSTPHRITKAVIPAAGLGTRFLPLTKATPKEMLPVVDKPAIQYVVEEAVAAGMSDILMVTGRNKRPLEDHFDRNYELEEALQRRGDQDKLRSVCASTELADIHYVRQRDPKGLGHAVLCAAPHVGREPFAVLLADDLIDPRDPLLARMAEVRERLGGSVVALMEVDPQAIHLYGCAAVERSGGGDGVRITELVEKPEPGTAPSNLAVIGRYLLDPEIFEVLRNTAPGRGGEIQLTDALRTLVRAGRPVHGVVFSGRRYDTGDRAEYLRATVRLACERADLGPEFLAWLREFVRAEELVGV; encoded by the coding sequence ATGAATTCCACACCTCACCGGATAACCAAAGCAGTGATCCCCGCCGCGGGGCTCGGAACCCGATTCCTCCCGCTGACCAAGGCCACCCCGAAGGAAATGCTTCCGGTGGTCGACAAGCCGGCCATCCAGTACGTGGTGGAAGAGGCCGTCGCGGCGGGGATGTCCGACATCCTCATGGTCACCGGACGCAACAAGCGGCCGCTGGAGGACCACTTCGACCGCAACTACGAGCTGGAGGAGGCCCTCCAGCGCCGGGGTGATCAGGACAAACTCAGGAGCGTCTGCGCCTCCACCGAACTCGCCGACATCCACTACGTGCGCCAGCGGGACCCCAAGGGCCTCGGGCACGCCGTCCTGTGCGCCGCGCCCCACGTCGGGCGGGAGCCCTTCGCCGTCCTCCTGGCCGACGACCTGATCGACCCCCGCGACCCCCTGCTCGCCCGTATGGCCGAGGTGCGGGAGCGGCTCGGCGGCAGTGTCGTGGCCCTCATGGAAGTGGATCCGCAGGCGATCCACCTGTACGGATGCGCCGCGGTGGAGCGGTCGGGCGGCGGTGACGGCGTACGCATCACCGAGCTGGTGGAGAAGCCGGAGCCCGGTACCGCGCCCAGCAACCTGGCCGTCATCGGCCGCTACCTCCTCGACCCGGAGATCTTCGAGGTCCTGCGGAACACCGCCCCGGGGCGCGGCGGAGAGATCCAGCTCACGGACGCGCTGCGCACGCTGGTCCGGGCCGGCCGCCCCGTGCACGGCGTCGTCTTCTCCGGCCGGCGCTACGACACCGGGGACCGCGCCGAGTACCTGCGTGCGACGGTCCGGCTCGCTTGCGAGCGCGCGGACCTGGGCCCCGAATTCCTGGCCTGGCTGAGGGAGTTCGTACGGGCGGAAGAGCTCGTGGGGGTCTGA
- a CDS encoding IS701 family transposase, whose product MTTRTRTRALTAGDTALADFTERLFGHLPRADQRRWARVYLQGLLTTPGKKSVRRLAASVTESPTASQSLQQFINASPWDWNPARTELLRWVEERHPVRSWTIGQVCFPKRGEHSVGVHRRFDPVAGRIVNCQLGFCLFLSLDGMSVPVDWRLALPEAWVTDPVLRRRARISPEAVHQAPEALVLELVDSIAARTSSAHPPVVADLSRLGNAAALIGVLGRRGHDFLVSVPPALPVRAAALAPGGDPARTPGRGGTTAGDFARLGNTSHPYTMPLAGPGARSQRQQQQRIHSALVRVPEGDSAGRGAQQIYRLFGERRPDGRSGGPVWLTNMNRHRMDDLLHLVRGSARSGAVLGSLADEFGLLDFEGRSFPGWHHHMTLMSAAYAYAVAVRERAEPGRRSA is encoded by the coding sequence ATGACGACACGGACGAGGACCAGAGCCCTGACTGCCGGTGACACCGCCCTGGCCGACTTCACGGAACGCCTCTTCGGTCACTTACCGAGAGCCGACCAGCGGCGCTGGGCCCGGGTCTACCTGCAGGGACTGCTCACCACCCCGGGAAAGAAGTCCGTACGCAGGCTCGCGGCCTCCGTCACCGAGTCGCCCACGGCGTCCCAGTCGCTGCAGCAGTTCATCAACGCGAGTCCCTGGGACTGGAATCCGGCTCGCACGGAACTGCTCCGGTGGGTGGAGGAACGACACCCCGTGCGGTCCTGGACGATCGGGCAGGTGTGCTTCCCCAAACGCGGTGAGCACTCGGTCGGCGTGCACCGCCGCTTCGATCCGGTCGCCGGACGCATCGTCAACTGCCAGTTGGGGTTCTGCCTCTTCCTGTCCCTGGACGGCATGAGCGTCCCCGTCGACTGGCGGCTGGCGCTTCCCGAGGCCTGGGTGACCGATCCCGTGCTGCGCCGCCGCGCGCGCATCTCCCCCGAGGCCGTCCACCAGGCCCCGGAGGCCCTCGTACTGGAGCTCGTCGACTCGATCGCCGCCCGTACCTCGTCGGCGCATCCGCCGGTGGTCGCCGACCTGAGCCGCCTCGGCAATGCCGCCGCGCTGATCGGCGTGCTCGGCCGCCGCGGGCACGACTTCCTGGTGTCCGTACCGCCTGCTCTCCCGGTCCGCGCCGCCGCCCTGGCGCCCGGCGGGGATCCCGCACGCACGCCCGGGCGCGGTGGGACCACCGCGGGCGACTTCGCCCGGCTGGGCAACACCAGCCACCCGTACACCATGCCGCTCGCCGGCCCCGGTGCCCGTTCGCAACGGCAACAGCAGCAGCGCATCCACTCGGCGCTGGTCCGGGTGCCGGAGGGGGATTCGGCCGGGCGGGGGGCGCAGCAGATCTACCGGCTGTTCGGCGAACGGCGGCCGGACGGACGGAGCGGTGGGCCCGTCTGGCTCACCAATATGAACCGCCACCGGATGGACGACCTGCTGCACCTGGTGCGGGGGTCGGCCCGGTCCGGAGCGGTACTCGGTTCGCTGGCCGACGAGTTCGGGCTCCTCGACTTCGAGGGGCGGTCCTTCCCGGGCTGGCACCATCACATGACGCTGATGTCGGCGGCGTACGCGTATGCGGTGGCGGTACGGGAGCGTGCGGAGCCCGGGCGGCGGTCCGCCTGA
- a CDS encoding zinc ribbon domain-containing protein YjdM, with amino-acid sequence MTENQLPPCPACAGAYAYEMGALLVCPECGHEWPLAPGESGGDSEERVIKDAVGNVLADGDTVTVVKGLKVKGSPSGIKAGTKVRNIRLVDGVDGHDIDCRIEGFGPMQLKSSVVRKV; translated from the coding sequence GTGACTGAGAACCAGCTGCCTCCCTGCCCCGCATGCGCGGGCGCGTACGCCTACGAGATGGGGGCGCTCCTGGTCTGCCCCGAGTGCGGGCACGAATGGCCGCTCGCGCCCGGCGAGTCCGGCGGTGACTCCGAGGAGCGGGTGATCAAGGACGCGGTCGGCAACGTACTGGCCGACGGCGACACCGTGACGGTGGTCAAGGGCCTGAAGGTCAAGGGCAGCCCGTCCGGCATCAAGGCGGGCACGAAGGTGCGCAACATCCGCCTGGTGGACGGCGTCGACGGCCATGACATCGACTGCAGGATCGAGGGGTTCGGCCCGATGCAGCTGAAGTCCAGCGTGGTCAGGAAGGTCTGA